From one Musa acuminata AAA Group cultivar baxijiao chromosome BXJ2-6, Cavendish_Baxijiao_AAA, whole genome shotgun sequence genomic stretch:
- the LOC103987992 gene encoding uncharacterized protein LOC103987992, translated as MESSGGEEVGLGSRWWIASRRRLMPDDPFFSAGNIERELLAKQVALDLTEDERYQLQKMEVANTESVFCPIVGCAARLDCLEDFEDHYHARHTASCSVCSRVFPTSRLLSIHISEAHDSFFQAKVARGFLMYECLVEGCGVKLKSYKSRQQHLVDKHKFPTTFEFYKRAHPSKHQRQKHLRRQASYPKEASNNTDMDVDRKSSKQIYQKYRPKKASLKEGKETEMEVERMDDLVSAVSKLSTSDSSPSSISFGHRNARGFAFVPRSIHHNRKQTSQSEAKG; from the exons ATGGAATCAAGTGGCGGAGAGGAAGTAGGGCTGGGGTCCCGGTGGTGGATCGCATCACGGCGAAGGCTTATGCCCGATGACCCCTTCTTCTCCGCCGGGAATATCGAACGCGAGCTCCTCGCCAAACAA GTAGCATTGGATCTAACTGAAGATGAAAGATATCAGCTCCAGAAAATGGAAGTTGCAAACACTGA ATCTGTTTTTTGCCCTATTGTTGGTTGTGCTGCTCGATTAGATTGTTTGGAGGACTTTGAAGATCACTACCATGCTCGTCACACTGCTTCATGTTCGGTGTGTTCGAGAGTTTTCCCAACATCACGTTTACTTAGTATACATATCTCTGAAGCCCATGATTCATTCTTTCAGGCCAAAGTTGCACGTGGTTTTCTGATG TATGAATGTTTGGTCGAAGGCTGTGGAGTCAAGTTGAAGAGTTATAAGAGTCGACAGCAGCACCTTGTTGACAAACACAAGTTTCCTACTACATTTGAATTCTACAAAAGGGCACATCCTTCCAAGCACCAACGCCAAAAACATCTACGAAGGCAAGCTAGCTATCCAAAGGAGGCATCGAACAATACTGATATGGATGTTGATAGGAAAAGTTCGAAGCAAATTTACCAGAAGTATAGACCAAAAAAGGCTAGTCTCAAGGAGGGGAAGGAAACAGAAATGGAAGTTGAGAGGATGGATGATCTTGTTTCTGCTGTATCAAAGCTGAGCACATCGGATTCTTCTCCTTCGAGCATAAGCTTTGGTCATCGTAATGCTCGTGGCTTTGCTTTTGTCCCTCGGTCGATACATCATAACAGGAAGCAAACCTCTCAATCAGAAGCTAAGGGATAA